The genomic interval AACTTCACCTTTCTGTTTCTTCGTGTCTTTCTCTGCAAGACTCTTGATTCTCTATCTTCTTTACAATAACATCTTCATGCACTTTGTTTAGGCATGTTATTTTCTTTTATCCGCTTTCTGTTATGCTGCAGTGTAGCTAGAATGAGCGGAAAGTAACATTATCTAGACCAGGGGTTCCCAGTCCCATGAATCCCTTCCTGGGGGGAAACTTGGATATTCCAGGGATGGAGAAATATAAACAGATGAAGACAAAGTGGCCAAAGTAGTCTTCTGGATCGTTAAGAGCAGATGGTAAAGGTGAGCAACGTTAGTGTTGGAGAGAAGCTTAGAATgtgaaggtggtgtgtgggtgtggatgtgctGAAATGAGGGTGGTGTTCGGTTAAGAGTGCTGCAGGAGTTGAGACATAGCTCTTGGCCcaacctcttcgctagtcgctactagaacactctctccccactctaagagccttatcatacctcttaaagtttacctggagtttacctggagaaggttccgggggtcaacgcccccgcggcccggtctgagactaggtttcatggtggatcagggtctgatcaaccaggcttttactgctggccgcacgcaagctgacgtacgaaccacagccccgttggtcaggtactggctttaggtgcctgtccagtgccttcttgaagacagccaggggtctattggtgatcccccttgtgtatgctgggaggcaattgaacagtcttggaccctgtttccactacttcactctccagattgttccacttcctcgtaactctaaggctaaagaaatactttctaacatcccaatgactcatctgagttttcaacttccagttgtgtccccttgatgcATAACAATGTCCTATCTTTAAAACATTCTAGCCCTATCCCatttgtcaatttctctcagtattttatttgtcatCATGTTTCCCCTATCCTTCCTATCCTctatgtcatcaggttgagttccctctCCCCAtaagacatgccccttagctccggaactagtcttgttataaacttttgcactttctccatttattgacgtgtttgacaggtgtgggttccatattggtgctgcatactccaatatgggcctgacgtacacggtgtagtgtcatgaatgactccttacttagatgcgGAAACGTTATtcgcaggtttgccaggcgcccatatactgcaacaGCTACTTGGTTGACgcgcgcctcagatgtgctcggtatgattctcaccccaagatccttttccatgagtgaattttgcagcctttgacctcttaggctgtactccgtttgcgatcttctttgtccttccccaagcttcataactttgtacTTGCTGGGGATAAACttgagccatttgtcagaccaggcttgcagcctgtccagatctccttgtagagcaaaaacaacatccagtattggactcctgcttagacgagatgggacttatacagatgacagcaaacaaatgagcgagatactaaagtccctGTATGATTCAGCTTTTAGTAAGCCGTCAGAAATCATCATTGACTTTCTAGTAAAAGTAGGAAATGGCCTGGAAAATGTTGGAATCCCCTGGTGTagtcagtagaagcagcagtactacATTCATTCGGGGCACTAAACCCGGAGGGGTCATGCAGCTCTTGGGAAAAAGGGGAGGAATTCAGGttcgatctaaggaattggagcacaggtccCGTGAGGGAAGAAACAGCAGTGGCTAGATACAAAGTTCTTTCCTTAGCGGATAACCTCAGATTAAACGACAGGATCTAGCACCAGTCTTATGCATACTATCCTCCCAAAAGGCAAGATTAGCAACACCATGAATACTGACCTTGCGGACATCAGAGTCCTTGTGTAGCGTATAGTTGTCGCTGTAGGTTTCATAGGTAGCCTGTAGAGCGTCGCAGATGGCTAGGGGTCGCGTCTCGTCTAAGATGCTTCCCGGCAGTTGTACACTCTCGTATGACGAGCTGCTGTGTAACCCCTGTAGAGGAGAAGGGGCAAACCTGAAGCCGGTGGAAGGAGACAGGTAAAGGAAATAACAATCAGTTGGGGTAAATATACAGAGAGTGCATAAGTGAGGTAGGAGTGCAAGTAAGGAAGGATAAAAGTCGTAGGGCGGGTAAGACAAGaccagagggagagaggagaggtaaAACTTACCCTGCCTGGTATCGGTACAGTTTTATTAGCCCTCATGGCGGGCGAGGTGTTGAGTACAAGTGGCAACTTCTCTGGCTGGAGTACCACTGTCACTTCTAGTGGccgtgttgatggtagtggtgacgcCTGTCTCAGCGCCCCTCCACTCCCGCCCTCTGGTGACTCCTCTGCAGGGAATTTACAATATGGCACACTCCACCTGCTCTCCGAGGAACGCAGCTAATAGAAGAGCCAAGAAACAGTTTATTCGAATTGTTAACGTCTACctctggaataataataataataatatctatatttactataagtacatgtacaaggtatacagacctagctgacatcagtaacatactactatacaaaaagccgcttgttatgcagagcatttcgggcaaattagggcaGTTTTGTCCCAgactgcgacccacaccagtccactaacacccaggtaccctttTACAGATGGGGatcatagacaaccggtgtaagaaaacacgtccaatgtttccaacccttcgccgggaatcgaacccgaagcctcaccgtgtgaagcgagagctttttgCCACCAGGATACGGTTAATATTCCGGGATAGCACAAGAAAGCCAAGCAACATCGATTATTTTCCCTAGTCTTACAGGTTCTCAACTAAGACGCGAcctacaacagtcaactaactttTAAATATCTATTGACTGCAGGGTGACCTGGGGTAGCAGGTATCAGGAGACTTAGTCCAACGTCTCGGTCACACATCTAAATTCAATAACAAAGTCATCAATGACAGGGTGTGCAGTAGTCAGCGCCCGTACGTGTTTTGTTAGATGAAAGTTTGTGAGGCAGAGGTATGTGGCCTAGATTTACATAATGTGGAAGATGGGAAGAAGCAGTTCCCAAAACTATTTGCAATTTTTCAGATTATTAAGAGACTGTCTAAATTTATATTAGATAATGCTTATCTTACTGTAAGAAACGGCAAAATAAACCAGCTACTATAATTTTATGTACTTTGCGATATTGTGATTGTCTCAAAATTACATCCGATTTATGTAAGACATAAATAAGTAATAATGTCAGAAACGTTTCAAGAAGTTTCTCAGTTCATAAGAAAGACATAAGTGATATTAATGTTTGATTGTTGATCTcactctgagggagggagggagggagggagggagggaaggagggagggagggagggagggaaggagggaaggagggagggagggagagatggagggaagtagggagggaaggagggagggaagaagggagggagaaagggaaggaaggagggagggagagagggagggaaggagggagggagagagggagtgtaggaggaaggtagagagggagggagggaaggagggagggaaggagggagggagggagggaaggagggagggagtgagggagtgagggaaggagggagggagggaaggagggagggagggagggagggaaggagggagggagggagggagggaaggagggagaaagggaaggagggagggagggagggagggagggagggagggaaggagggagggagggaaggagggagggagggagggaaggagggagggagggaaggagggagggagggaaggagggagggagggaaggagggagtgagggagggagggagggaaggacggagggagggagggaaggaaagagggagggagggaaagagggagggagggaaggaaggagggagggagggagggaaggagggagggagggagggaggaagggagtgagggagggagggagggaagaagggagggagggagggagagagggaaggaaggaaggaaggagggagggagggaaggagggaaggaaggagggagggaaggagagagggagggaaagagggagggagggaaggagggagggaaggagggagggagggagggacggagggagggaaggagggagggaaggatggagggatggagggagggaaggaaggagggagggagagagggagggagggagggaaggagggacggagggagggagggaaagagggagggagggaaagaaggagggagggacggagggagggagggaaggagggaagggggaaagggaaggagggagggagggaaggagggagggagagagggaggaaacgaggaagggagggagggagggagggagggagggagggaaagagggaaggagggtgggagggagggacgagggaggcagggaaggagggagggaaagagggagggagggagggaggaagggaagaagggagggagggagggagggaggtaggtagggaggagggagggagggacgagggagggagggaaggagggaaggagggagggagagagggagggagggacgagggagggagggaagtagggagggagggactgagggaaggagggagggagggatggacgaGGGAGAgacgaaggagggaaggagggagggagggaaggagggaggggggagggaaggagggagggagggagggacgagggagggaaggagggagagacggaaggaggaagggaaggagggagggagagaaggacggagggagggaaggagcgaaggaggaagggaaggaggaagggaaggagggagggagggacgagggagggagggaaggagggagggaaggagggagagaaggagggaggaagggagggagggaaggagggagggagggagggacgaggGAGGGAcgagggagggaaaggagggagggagggaaggagggagggagggagggaaggagggaaggagggagggagggagggaggagggagggaaggagggaggaagggaaggagggaaggagggaaggagggagggagggagggtgtaaaggaaaggagggagggagggagggaggaaaggagggagggagggaggggaaggagggaaggagggagggagggagggaaggagggaaggaggaagggagggagggagggagggaaggagagaaggagggagggagggaaggagggagtaaaggagggagggaaggagggagggagggaaggagggaaggaggggagggagggagggagggagggagggaaggagggagggaaggagggaaggaggggagggagggagggaaggagggagggaggtagggaaggagggagggaaggagggagggagggagagagggaaggagggagggaggaagggaaggagggagggaaggagggaaggagggagttagggtggtagggagggagtgagggaaggagggaaggagggagggagggaaggaggggggaggaagggaaggagggagggaaggagggatggtgggagggagggagagaaggtgggagggaaggagggagggaggtagggagggagggaaggagggagggagggagggagggaaggagggagggagggagggagggaaggaggaagagagggagggagggagggaaggagggagggaaggagggagggacggaaggagggagggagggacggagggaaggagggagggagggagggaaggagggagggaggaaaggagggagggagggatgaaaggagggagggaggaaaggagggagggagggagggagggagggaggaaaggagggagggagggagggaaggagggagggagggaagcagggagggagggagggagtgggggagggagggaaggagggagggagggaaggagggaaggagggcaggagggagtgagggagggaggaagggaaggagggagggagggaaggagggaaggagggcgggagggaggaagggagggagggaggaggggagggagggagggagggagggagagagggagggaagggaggagggagggggaaggagggagggagagagggagggaaggagggagggagggaaagagggagggagagagggagggaaggagggagggagggagggtgggagagcaggagggagggagggagagaaggagggagggacggagggaagagagggagggagggagggagggagggaagagagggagagagggagggaggaagggagggagggagggaaggagggagggagggagggagggagggagggaaggagggagggaggggagggagagaagggagggagggaggggtcaaAGAGAGAGGGGGACACTTGAGACACCAAGTAAACTATAATATCACGTGACCtacctgttgctgttgctggtctTGTTGTTCGTTCTGTTGCTGTTTCTCCTTgtctgcagtccaagaaaatttcTGTTGGATTttttgctcctgctgctgctgttgctgttcctcttgctgttgttgttgctgttcctcttgttgctgctgctgttgttgctgttcgtcttgctgctgctgctggcgggcCTCCGTCTGCTGATgagtttgttgttgctgctggaaggaGCGAAGGTCTTCATGCGCACTTACCAGAGCGTTGCTCCTCTTCACCTTGGATCGAGTCTCGGCCATCCCGGCCCCACCACCTGACGCACAACAAAAACCATTCATACACAATATTACCACTGGTATTCGTGCAACTTTAAAGGTTTACTGGTTTCTCTCGACCATTTAAAACAAATTAGGGGTGTGGCACTAGGTTAGAAGAGTGTGGGAACTGGACAGGTGTAAAATGGTGTTGGGAGATATACACCCCTGGCTGGATATACACCCTTGGCTGGATATACACCCCTGCCTGGATATACACCCCTGGCTGGATATACACCCCTGCCTGGATATACACCCCTGGCTG from Cherax quadricarinatus isolate ZL_2023a unplaced genomic scaffold, ASM3850222v1 Contig519, whole genome shotgun sequence carries:
- the LOC128705546 gene encoding uncharacterized protein: MAETRSKVKRSNALVSAHEDLRSFQQQQQTHQQTEARQQQQQDEQQQQQQQQEEQQQQQQEEQQQQQQEQKIQQKFSWTADKEKQQQNEQQDQQQQQLRSSESRWSVPYCKFPAEESPEGGSGGALRQASPLPSTRPLEVTVVLQPEKLPLVLNTSPAMRANKTVPIPGRGLHSSSSYESVQLPGSILDETRPLAICDALQATYETYSDNYTLHKDSDVRKVRKTVETLFFRDNKRTIDFVLVYKEEDDPTRNERRRVFEHNLKEEGLDLETEDKNQSQDGLTYFVKIHAPVDLLVRYAEVMNIKKPIKKFIIIRGGEVWKDDLDKKQLGFFSWMGIKDPFQYDNNLIPQEPMYFSTGFTRTRVDQ